One genomic window of Paenibacillus xylanilyticus includes the following:
- a CDS encoding glycoside hydrolase family 3 N-terminal domain-containing protein, which yields MMTYKDKSKPVEVRVQHLLGLMTTEEKVGQLIQPFGWQTYTNDKGNITLNDSFKEQVENCGVGSLYGALRADPWTGVTLENGLSAREGAEAVNLIQRHAVEHSRLGIPILIGEECSHGHMAIDGTVYPVPLLLGSTWNVDLYREMCQAVARETRAQGGAVTYSPVLDVVRDPRWGRTEECFGEDPYLIGELAAASVEGLQGESLDRDDAVAATLKHFVGYGSSEGGRNAGPVHMGWRELLEVDLYPFRKAVEAGAASIMPAYNEIDGTPCTVNTELLDHVLREDWGFEGLVITDCGAINMLAGGHDVAADGLDASVQAIQAGIDMEMSGEMFGQYLVQAVSEGKLDVQVLDQAVSRVLALKFKLGLFEQPYVDADRAAEVIGSEQHIQLARQLAAEGVVLLKNEQSALPLSITGAGQIAVIGPNADHAYNQLGDYTSPQPKSKVATVLDGIRSKLAGDEAVPEVLYAPGCRIKGDSREGFEHAMEIAGKADTIIMVVGGSSARDFGEGTIDLKTGASNVSDHSWNDMECGEGIDRMTLGLAGVQLELIQEIHKLGKKLIVVYINGRPITEPWVDEHADAILEAWYPGQEGGHAIADILFGDVNPSGKLTISIPKHVGQLPVYYNGKRSRGKRYLEEDLEPRYSFGYGLSYTTFEYSEPKVSRASMTAGESVTVSVNVTNTGQRSGAEVVQMYITDVVSQMTRPAKELKGFTKVNLAPGETQTIEFRVGAEQLQYIGRHLKPVVEPGLFRIHIGSSVNETQMAELTVREA from the coding sequence ATGATGACATACAAGGACAAAAGCAAGCCCGTCGAAGTACGGGTGCAGCACCTGCTTGGCCTGATGACTACGGAAGAGAAGGTAGGCCAGCTCATCCAGCCTTTTGGCTGGCAGACCTATACGAATGACAAGGGAAATATCACGCTGAATGATTCCTTCAAAGAGCAGGTGGAAAACTGCGGCGTCGGCTCACTCTATGGTGCCCTTCGGGCTGATCCCTGGACTGGCGTTACACTTGAAAATGGCCTATCCGCGAGAGAAGGTGCGGAAGCCGTCAACCTGATTCAGCGTCATGCTGTGGAGCATTCCCGACTGGGAATTCCAATCCTGATTGGGGAGGAGTGCTCTCACGGTCATATGGCCATTGACGGAACGGTATATCCGGTACCGCTGCTGCTCGGCAGCACCTGGAATGTGGACCTATACCGAGAGATGTGCCAGGCCGTAGCCAGGGAAACGCGTGCCCAGGGTGGAGCGGTTACGTATTCTCCGGTACTCGATGTCGTGCGTGATCCGCGCTGGGGACGTACCGAGGAATGCTTTGGCGAAGATCCGTATCTCATTGGGGAACTGGCGGCAGCTTCTGTCGAAGGACTTCAGGGGGAAAGTCTTGACCGGGATGATGCGGTTGCTGCAACGCTGAAGCATTTTGTCGGTTACGGCAGTTCGGAAGGCGGACGCAATGCAGGACCTGTACACATGGGCTGGCGTGAATTGCTGGAAGTGGATCTGTATCCATTCCGAAAGGCGGTTGAAGCTGGGGCAGCATCCATTATGCCTGCGTATAACGAAATTGATGGCACACCTTGTACGGTAAATACGGAATTGCTGGATCATGTTTTACGTGAAGACTGGGGCTTTGAGGGTCTGGTCATTACGGACTGCGGCGCAATCAACATGCTGGCAGGCGGGCATGATGTTGCAGCGGATGGGCTCGATGCATCTGTGCAGGCCATTCAGGCAGGCATCGATATGGAGATGTCCGGTGAGATGTTTGGACAGTATCTGGTGCAGGCTGTTTCGGAAGGCAAGCTTGATGTGCAGGTTTTGGACCAGGCTGTCAGCCGCGTACTGGCATTGAAATTTAAACTGGGCTTGTTTGAGCAGCCTTATGTGGACGCTGATCGGGCCGCAGAAGTAATTGGCAGTGAGCAGCATATCCAGCTGGCACGTCAATTGGCAGCAGAAGGAGTGGTTCTGCTCAAAAATGAGCAATCGGCTCTCCCGCTATCCATTACAGGAGCTGGGCAAATTGCAGTCATTGGCCCGAATGCGGATCATGCCTACAATCAGCTCGGTGACTATACATCACCGCAGCCCAAATCCAAAGTGGCAACCGTACTGGATGGTATTCGCTCCAAGCTCGCGGGGGATGAAGCTGTACCTGAGGTGCTTTATGCACCAGGTTGCCGAATCAAAGGCGATTCCAGAGAGGGCTTCGAGCATGCCATGGAGATCGCAGGCAAGGCCGATACCATCATCATGGTGGTTGGCGGTTCAAGTGCCCGCGATTTTGGTGAAGGAACGATCGATCTGAAGACCGGGGCATCCAATGTATCGGATCATTCATGGAACGACATGGAATGCGGCGAAGGCATCGACCGTATGACGTTGGGGCTTGCAGGAGTACAGCTGGAACTCATTCAGGAGATTCATAAGCTCGGCAAAAAGCTGATCGTTGTTTACATCAATGGTCGCCCCATCACCGAACCTTGGGTAGACGAACATGCAGATGCCATTCTGGAGGCATGGTATCCGGGTCAAGAGGGCGGGCATGCCATTGCAGACATTCTATTTGGCGATGTGAATCCATCGGGCAAATTGACGATTTCCATTCCGAAGCATGTCGGTCAGTTACCTGTCTATTACAACGGTAAACGTTCCCGTGGCAAGCGTTATCTCGAAGAGGATCTGGAGCCTCGTTATTCGTTCGGATATGGACTTAGCTATACGACTTTTGAATACAGCGAGCCGAAAGTCAGCAGGGCATCCATGACAGCTGGCGAATCAGTTACGGTATCGGTGAATGTGACCAATACAGGCCAGCGTAGTGGCGCAGAAGTCGTACAGATGTACATCACCGATGTGGTCAGCCAGATGACTCGGCCGGCCAAAGAGCTGAAAGGATTCACAAAAGTGAATCTGGCACCTGGTGAGACGCAAACGATAGAATTCCGTGTTGGTGCGGAGCAGCTGCAATATATCGGACGGCATTTGAAACCCGTGGTTGAACCGGGACTATTCCGTATTCATATCGGCAGCAGCGTGAACGAGACACAAATGGCCGAGCTTACGGTAAGGGAGGCGTAA
- a CDS encoding ABC transporter substrate-binding protein yields the protein MLKKRKSFSLVLALLMAVTLVLSACGGSESASESGGAGDDSVELIWYTIGTPQKDVNKVMEEVSKYTKEKINATVTMKMVDWGDYPQKMQVNVASGEPMDILFTSSGGFDYVQNARKGAFLELDELLPKYGKDLMDTIDPAFLSGSKVDGHNYGIPANKELPQQEVWRFNKTLLDKYNLDISNIRTLDSLEPLLKTIKENEPSVTPFAMDKNYVPYVPYDYVIQNLPMAIKLDTTDYKLVNILETPEMKEALTTMNKYYKAGYVSAEAATTGSTNDLTTSGNWFLDRAQTQPLADNQWSASYGYPVVSTPASDAIITNTSVQGSIMAISANSEYPEKAMEFLNLLNTDPVLRNMVDSGIEGTHYKKVDDTHMENLAESKNYDMPSYSLGNNMLLYLNNNDPDNKWDEFKKFNAEGVNSPILSFNFDASNVSTELTAVQNVKEQYWAALMTGTLDPATNLDQVIEKFNQAGLEKVMAEAQSQLDAWRAENK from the coding sequence ATGCTTAAAAAAAGAAAAAGTTTTTCTCTCGTCCTGGCATTATTAATGGCCGTTACACTTGTACTTAGTGCCTGCGGTGGAAGCGAGAGTGCTTCGGAATCCGGCGGGGCTGGAGATGATTCAGTCGAACTGATCTGGTACACCATCGGTACCCCGCAAAAAGATGTGAACAAGGTCATGGAAGAAGTCAGCAAGTATACCAAGGAAAAAATCAATGCTACCGTAACCATGAAAATGGTCGATTGGGGTGACTATCCTCAAAAGATGCAGGTGAATGTGGCTTCCGGTGAGCCTATGGACATTCTGTTCACCTCTTCGGGCGGCTTCGACTATGTTCAGAATGCCAGAAAAGGTGCGTTCCTGGAGTTGGATGAACTGCTCCCCAAATATGGCAAGGATCTGATGGACACGATTGACCCGGCATTCCTCAGCGGTTCCAAAGTCGATGGTCATAACTACGGTATTCCGGCCAACAAGGAACTGCCGCAGCAAGAAGTATGGCGCTTCAACAAAACACTGCTCGATAAGTACAACCTGGACATCTCCAATATCCGCACCTTGGACAGTCTCGAACCTTTGCTCAAAACAATCAAGGAAAATGAGCCAAGTGTGACGCCGTTTGCGATGGATAAAAACTATGTCCCTTACGTTCCTTACGACTATGTCATTCAAAATTTGCCTATGGCAATCAAACTGGATACAACGGATTACAAGCTCGTGAACATCCTGGAGACTCCTGAAATGAAGGAAGCACTCACAACGATGAACAAATATTACAAAGCTGGCTACGTGTCTGCAGAGGCAGCAACAACAGGATCAACCAACGACCTGACGACATCGGGCAACTGGTTCCTGGATCGCGCACAGACTCAACCGCTGGCTGACAATCAATGGTCTGCAAGTTATGGATATCCTGTCGTTTCCACTCCGGCAAGTGATGCAATCATCACAAACACTTCTGTACAAGGATCCATCATGGCGATCTCCGCCAACTCCGAGTACCCGGAAAAAGCAATGGAATTCCTGAACCTGCTCAATACGGATCCAGTGCTGCGCAATATGGTTGACTCCGGTATCGAGGGTACTCACTACAAAAAAGTGGACGATACACACATGGAAAACCTGGCTGAATCGAAGAACTATGACATGCCTTCGTATTCCCTTGGTAACAACATGCTGCTCTATCTGAACAACAACGATCCGGACAACAAATGGGATGAGTTCAAGAAATTTAATGCTGAAGGCGTGAACTCCCCAATCCTCAGCTTCAACTTTGATGCAAGCAACGTGTCTACTGAATTGACAGCTGTACAAAACGTGAAAGAACAATACTGGGCCGCATTGATGACTGGTACGCTGGACCCGGCGACCAACTTGGATCAGGTCATTGAGAAGTTCAATCAAGCCGGTCTTGAGAAGGTAATGGCTGAAGCCCAAAGCCAGCTTGATGCCTGGAGAGCGGAAAATAAGTAA
- a CDS encoding carbohydrate ABC transporter permease, with amino-acid sequence MNIMAGLFALICVFPFIFVVIISFTDEKALARDGYRLIPAEWSLAAYQFVWQSGDTLLRAYGVTILVTVLGTIISLILMSLYAYAISRKSFRYRRFFSVFAILTMLFNGGMIPTYMVVSQLLGLKDTVWALILPLAMNAFYIMILRTFYSTSVPDAVIESARIDGAGEFYTFMKIVIPLSLPGLATIGLFSTLGYWNDWFNALLYIDNPNLVPLQSMLMRIESSIQFIQQNSANSSMSLAAMQSIPQDTSRMAMVVLATLPIIFAYPFFQRYFVQGLTVGAVKE; translated from the coding sequence ATGAATATCATGGCCGGACTTTTCGCTCTGATCTGTGTGTTTCCTTTTATATTTGTCGTCATCATCTCGTTTACGGACGAAAAGGCATTGGCCCGTGACGGGTACCGCCTGATTCCCGCGGAATGGAGTCTCGCGGCATATCAATTTGTCTGGCAGAGCGGTGATACACTGCTGCGTGCGTATGGGGTCACCATTCTGGTCACGGTACTCGGGACAATCATCAGTTTGATCCTCATGTCCCTGTATGCCTATGCCATTTCCCGCAAGAGCTTCAGATATCGGAGATTTTTCTCCGTGTTTGCCATTTTGACGATGCTGTTCAACGGCGGGATGATCCCGACCTATATGGTCGTATCCCAGCTGCTTGGATTGAAAGATACCGTGTGGGCACTGATTCTGCCGCTGGCGATGAATGCCTTCTATATTATGATTCTGCGTACGTTCTACTCCACGAGTGTGCCGGATGCGGTTATTGAATCCGCAAGAATTGATGGCGCCGGAGAGTTTTATACCTTTATGAAAATTGTAATTCCATTGTCCCTGCCGGGGCTGGCAACAATCGGGTTGTTCAGTACACTGGGTTACTGGAATGACTGGTTCAACGCACTCTTATACATTGATAATCCCAACCTGGTACCGCTGCAATCCATGCTGATGCGGATCGAGTCCAGCATTCAGTTTATTCAGCAGAACTCCGCCAACAGCTCCATGAGTCTGGCAGCTATGCAGTCCATTCCGCAGGATACTTCCCGGATGGCGATGGTTGTGCTTGCAACGCTGCCGATTATATTTGCCTACCCGTTCTTCCAGCGCTATTTCGTACAAGGTCTGACGGTTGGAGCGGTGAAGGAGTAA
- a CDS encoding ABC transporter permease, whose translation MTAFLKNLIKNRVMLFMVLPGAIWFFFFSYLPLVGTVAAFKEYRFSREGFWASLAKSEWVGWDNFKFLFSNNDALLITRNTLLYNIAIIFLGLVFAVGLAILLSELINKRLAKIYQTGMFLPYFLSWVIVGYFVFSFLSMDRGMLNQIIGWFGMEPIQWYSEAKYWPYILIFVALWKTIGYNSIVYLASILGIDRSLYEAAMIDGASKWQQIRNITIPLLSPIITIMTLLAVGRIFYADFGLFYQVPRDSGTLYSVTNVIDTYVYRGLKTSGEIGMSTAAGLYQSVVGFVLVIISNYVVRKIDKDSSLF comes from the coding sequence ATGACTGCATTTTTGAAAAATCTGATAAAAAACCGAGTCATGCTGTTCATGGTGCTGCCTGGCGCCATCTGGTTCTTCTTCTTCTCTTATCTGCCCCTGGTGGGTACTGTAGCGGCATTCAAGGAATATCGCTTTAGTCGTGAGGGCTTCTGGGCCAGTCTTGCGAAGAGCGAATGGGTGGGCTGGGACAATTTCAAATTCCTGTTCAGCAACAATGACGCGCTGCTGATTACCCGAAATACACTTCTGTATAACATCGCCATCATATTCCTGGGGTTAGTGTTCGCCGTAGGTTTGGCCATTCTGCTCTCGGAGCTTATTAATAAACGGCTCGCCAAAATATATCAAACCGGGATGTTTCTCCCGTATTTCCTCTCCTGGGTCATTGTAGGTTACTTTGTGTTCAGTTTCCTGAGCATGGACCGGGGAATGTTGAATCAGATCATCGGCTGGTTCGGGATGGAACCGATCCAGTGGTATTCGGAAGCCAAGTATTGGCCGTACATTCTGATTTTCGTCGCACTTTGGAAAACGATCGGCTACAACAGTATCGTCTATCTGGCATCGATACTGGGCATTGACCGTTCGCTCTATGAAGCTGCAATGATTGACGGTGCGAGCAAATGGCAGCAGATTCGCAACATTACGATCCCATTGCTATCCCCAATCATCACGATTATGACACTTCTGGCTGTAGGCCGGATTTTCTACGCGGACTTTGGTCTCTTCTATCAAGTGCCGAGGGATTCGGGTACGCTCTATTCCGTTACGAATGTCATTGACACGTATGTATATCGCGGTTTGAAAACGAGCGGTGAGATTGGCATGAGTACCGCTGCCGGATTGTATCAATCGGTTGTGGGCTTTGTACTGGTTATCATCTCCAACTATGTGGTACGCAAGATCGATAAAGATAGCAGCTTATTTTAG
- a CDS encoding response regulator transcription factor has product MYNVFIVDDEPFIIEGLYDIVDWSSFGMEIVNHAGNGQAALQALSAQPVDILITDISMPIMNGLDLIREARRVQPDLKVIILSGFNEFEYLKEAMQLGIENYLLKPINVEELESTLRNTASKLDQAPAKTSYDAYGIQILKDNILHRWLTGQIATAEFEERSLFMNLTLDGPCYGIAILRTKGEEPGIFDQVQRLLADKPYVSTFHDLDGDIVMIASVDEQQVNRQMFMDCVTCLSRQISEAHPSVYIGMGGMAKGIHQAPASYKEAKRALQYVMIYPDLKVIDHAILETGSSAGSRFSFDWKEYAKLMLSRNTEQLSERIQTDFEQYRDGMTPVELQHTALELVIRFKMELESIKHTDESVIYQQGLRRVLDSSTFAELVQALQQVGSETIESLLQDLKNPIVSQVLQHIEKHYAEELSLKLLGAHYHLHPVYLGQLFHKETGETFAEYINKYRIERAKEQLRSSNLKVHEIARNVGYWETGYFYKQFRKYVGISPTDFKVFN; this is encoded by the coding sequence ATGTACAACGTGTTTATTGTGGACGATGAGCCGTTCATCATTGAAGGATTATACGACATAGTGGATTGGTCTTCATTTGGAATGGAAATTGTAAACCATGCCGGCAACGGCCAGGCGGCGCTTCAAGCGCTGTCTGCCCAACCTGTCGACATTCTGATCACGGATATTTCGATGCCCATTATGAATGGACTGGATCTGATTCGGGAAGCAAGACGTGTCCAGCCTGACCTTAAAGTGATTATTCTCAGCGGATTCAATGAGTTCGAATACTTGAAGGAAGCGATGCAGCTGGGGATCGAAAATTATCTGCTCAAGCCGATCAATGTGGAAGAGCTGGAATCAACGCTGCGAAACACGGCCTCCAAGCTGGATCAAGCGCCAGCCAAAACAAGTTATGATGCCTACGGCATTCAAATTTTGAAGGACAACATTCTTCATCGATGGTTGACGGGACAGATCGCAACGGCGGAGTTCGAAGAACGCTCTCTATTCATGAATCTTACACTCGATGGTCCTTGCTATGGCATTGCCATCCTCCGTACGAAGGGAGAAGAGCCGGGCATATTTGATCAAGTGCAGCGTTTACTTGCGGACAAGCCTTATGTAAGTACTTTTCATGATTTGGATGGCGATATCGTCATGATCGCGAGTGTGGACGAGCAGCAGGTCAATAGACAGATGTTTATGGATTGCGTCACCTGTTTATCCCGGCAGATCTCTGAAGCACACCCGTCAGTTTATATTGGTATGGGGGGCATGGCGAAGGGCATTCATCAGGCACCCGCGAGTTACAAAGAAGCCAAGCGTGCCCTGCAGTATGTAATGATCTACCCGGATCTTAAAGTGATCGATCATGCAATTCTTGAAACGGGAAGCAGTGCTGGCAGTCGTTTCTCCTTCGACTGGAAGGAATATGCCAAGCTGATGTTATCCCGCAATACCGAACAGCTTTCAGAACGAATTCAAACGGATTTTGAACAGTATCGCGATGGGATGACTCCTGTGGAACTGCAGCATACGGCGCTCGAATTGGTTATTCGTTTCAAAATGGAGCTGGAGAGCATTAAGCATACGGATGAGTCTGTCATTTACCAACAGGGGTTAAGGCGGGTGCTGGACAGCAGTACCTTTGCCGAACTGGTGCAGGCCCTTCAGCAAGTGGGGAGCGAGACGATCGAATCTCTGCTTCAGGATCTGAAAAACCCGATTGTGAGCCAAGTGCTCCAGCATATCGAGAAGCATTACGCAGAAGAGCTTTCCCTCAAGCTGCTGGGGGCTCATTATCATCTGCATCCTGTGTATCTTGGACAGCTGTTTCATAAGGAGACAGGAGAGACCTTTGCCGAGTACATCAATAAATACCGGATCGAGCGTGCCAAGGAACAGCTGCGCAGTTCCAATCTGAAGGTGCATGAGATCGCAAGAAACGTTGGATATTGGGAGACAGGATATTTTTATAAGCAATTCCGCAAATATGTAGGCATTTCACCGACCGATTTCAAGGTTTTCAACTAA
- a CDS encoding histidine kinase: MKIVSVYNNFFKNNMFMKMLFIFSMISIVTIITLSYIIFLSVSDSTIRRELAIQKAAMESVDRYIHQQYESVQNMVRDMHQNEALSANISYLMSHTYADYVQHLTNGYYANQDDYSADVLKHFQNIMDRNADIHQLMLYSAERQDMSMFSPNKQFKKLDTSAAHSYIPDVMAMETPNISAPNYWIRKEINEWSPDLYAIRVPINNTQTLRNLGQFLVFFDSAGIGNALDSYESNFKGEIVVLSAKGNVLFDSSSNYYGKKYPYVEVADSLFDQTDMDSMKKEKNMYVNKFVSADQGYVIVATVPVEEMAEAYAGIRNTIISISIISTLFAVLVPAFFIINFAKRTRRIIRFTQKVKYGNLSARIDDTRDDELGQISHSFNDMLDELNLYIERVYKAEIKQKETELVALQARINPHFLYNTLEVIRMRAISQGARDVGEMIYSLSVLFKSLVQQKKNYTLKDEMEACRLYLELFRIRYKDIFTYTIQLDPVHNQHPVVKLSLQPIIENYVVHGIQTERSDNKLSIVVEEIGDVLQVEVRDNGKGIDPARLAEIREELDRPEESGQMFGLRSVHSRLRYLYGPEFGMTIESTLGEGTLIRVRYPHTEGTGV; the protein is encoded by the coding sequence TTGAAAATTGTTAGCGTTTACAATAATTTCTTCAAAAATAATATGTTTATGAAAATGCTGTTTATTTTCTCGATGATTTCGATTGTGACGATTATTACGCTGTCGTATATCATTTTTCTATCGGTGTCCGATTCTACCATCCGCCGTGAGCTGGCTATCCAAAAGGCTGCGATGGAAAGTGTGGACCGATATATTCATCAGCAGTATGAGTCCGTGCAAAATATGGTGAGAGATATGCATCAGAACGAGGCACTGTCAGCCAATATCTCCTATCTGATGAGCCACACCTATGCAGATTATGTCCAGCATCTGACCAATGGATATTACGCCAATCAGGATGACTATTCCGCAGATGTACTGAAACATTTCCAGAATATTATGGATCGAAATGCGGACATCCATCAGTTGATGTTATATAGTGCAGAGCGCCAGGACATGTCCATGTTCAGCCCCAATAAGCAGTTCAAGAAGCTGGACACGAGTGCTGCCCATTCCTATATTCCAGACGTGATGGCCATGGAGACGCCTAATATCAGTGCACCCAACTACTGGATTCGCAAAGAGATCAATGAATGGAGCCCGGACCTGTACGCGATTCGTGTTCCCATCAACAATACACAGACGCTGCGGAATCTGGGGCAGTTTCTCGTTTTTTTTGACTCAGCAGGCATTGGAAATGCGCTTGATAGTTATGAGAGCAACTTTAAGGGAGAAATCGTGGTACTGTCGGCCAAAGGTAACGTGTTATTTGACTCCAGCAGCAACTATTACGGCAAGAAGTATCCTTATGTTGAAGTAGCAGATTCGCTATTCGATCAGACCGATATGGACTCGATGAAAAAGGAAAAAAACATGTATGTAAACAAGTTTGTCTCCGCAGACCAGGGCTATGTGATTGTAGCCACGGTTCCTGTGGAAGAGATGGCTGAGGCCTATGCAGGTATTCGGAATACCATTATTTCAATTAGCATCATAAGTACCCTGTTTGCTGTGCTCGTTCCGGCGTTTTTTATCATTAATTTTGCGAAGCGGACCCGGAGAATTATCCGATTTACGCAGAAGGTGAAGTATGGCAATCTGAGTGCACGAATTGACGATACCCGTGACGATGAGCTGGGGCAGATCTCGCACAGCTTTAACGATATGCTGGACGAACTTAATCTGTATATTGAGCGGGTGTACAAGGCCGAGATCAAACAAAAGGAGACGGAGCTGGTTGCTCTGCAGGCCAGAATTAATCCTCATTTTCTCTATAACACGCTTGAAGTGATTCGTATGAGAGCCATTTCCCAAGGGGCAAGGGATGTTGGGGAGATGATCTACAGCTTATCCGTGCTCTTCAAGAGCCTTGTTCAGCAGAAGAAAAACTATACATTGAAGGATGAGATGGAGGCTTGCCGTCTATATCTGGAACTCTTTCGAATCCGTTATAAGGATATCTTCACCTATACGATTCAATTGGATCCTGTGCATAATCAACATCCTGTGGTCAAGCTGTCCCTGCAGCCGATCATTGAAAACTATGTCGTGCACGGCATCCAGACGGAACGCTCGGATAACAAGTTGTCCATTGTGGTGGAGGAGATTGGCGATGTGCTGCAGGTGGAAGTCAGAGATAATGGCAAAGGCATTGATCCTGCCAGATTGGCTGAAATTCGTGAAGAGCTCGATCGTCCGGAGGAATCAGGACAAATGTTTGGGCTGCGCAGTGTGCACAGTCGTCTGCGGTACCTGTATGGACCGGAGTTTGGAATGACGATAGAGAGTACGCTTGGAGAAGGAACCCTGATCAGGGTGCGTTATCCTCATACGGAAGGGACAGGTGTTTAG